The DNA window TGCCGCCGAGGAACGCGCGGCGCGACACGGGGGTCGGTCCGGGCCTCGAGCCCTGGTGCTGCCCCGCCTCGACGGCCCTGGGGAAGCTCTGACGATCCTGCATGGGTCACCTCGCCTGTGAGATCTCCACCGCGACGCTGCGCGCTCGGGAGCACGCAGGTGAATCGTTTTCGAGCCCGGACGCTAGTGGCGTTGTGTGCCTGTGTCAACGGTCTCGTCCGGTTGGTCCGCCGGCTGCGACGAGCCCTCCCAGCGCGCGCGGCGCTCGTCGTCCGTCTGCTCCCACCACGGCGTACCACGCTCGCCGAGCGCGACCTTCGCGGCGTGTACGCGGTGGCGGGCCGCCCGCTCGGCCGCCTCGTCACCGGCGCGCAGGGCCTGGCCCACCGCGCGCCGCGCGCTCATGAGCTCCGAACGCAGGCGGGCGGCGACGTTGTCGGGCAGGAGCGGGTCGGTCGCCCGCCACCGGCGCCCGTCGATGACGACGTAGCGGCCGTCGTCCGTGTGCTCCACCTGCCGACCGGTCGCCATGCGCTGCTCCTACCCCGCCCGGAAACCGGCTGCACCAGCCGGCGGGTCCTGCCAGCACGGAGGGCGTGCGCCGTGACGACCGGATGATGCGCCCCTCCCCGGGGCCCTTCGGCGTGCGCTAGACCCACACCACCAGAGCCCCTGCTGCGCGGGGGCGGCGGTGTGCGCTCCCTCTCGGCGGGGCGGATCGGAGCACCGCCACGACGGCGCAGTCGTCCTACATCACCACGGCGATCCCCTACCTCAACGCGGCACCGCACCTCGGGCACGCGCTCGAGCTCGTGCAGGCCGACGTGCTCGCGCGCCACCGCAGGCTCCGCGGGCGAGAGGTGCGGTTCCTGAGCGGCACCGACGACAACGCGCTCAAGAACGTGACGGCGGCGGCCGCGGCGGGTGCCGGTGTGGCCGAGTTCGTGGCTGCGGGCGCGGAGCGCTTCGCCGAGCTCCGCGACGTGCTGGAGCTCTCCTTCGACGACTTCCTGCGCACCTACGACGGCGCCTACTGCCACGGGTGCGAGGCGTTCTACGAGGCGGCGGAGGCGCCGCACGGCCGGTGCCCCGAGCACGGCACCGAGCTCGAGCGGGTCGTCGAGTCCAACTGTTTCTTCCGGCTCTCCGCCCACGCGACTGCGGTGCTCGAGGCGCTGGAGTCGGGCCGCGTACGCGTCGAGCCGGCGACGCGCCTCAACGAGGTGCTCGCCTTCGTGCGCGGAGGCCTGCAGGACATCAGCGTGTCGTGATCCGCGTCCCGCAGCGGCGGGTGGGGAGTGCCCGTTCCGGGTGACCCGAGCCAGGTCGTCTACGTCTGGTGGGACGCCCTGGCGAACTACGTGACCGCGCTCGGCTACGGCGGCCCCGACGCCACTGCGTACCAGCAGTGGTGGCGGGACTCCACCGAGCGCGTGCACGTCATCGGCAAGGGCATCGTGCGCTTCCACGCGGTGCACTGGCTGGCCCTGCTGATCTCCACCGGGCAGCCGCTGCCGACCTCCGTGCTGGTGCACGAGTACTTCACGGTCGAGGGGCAGAAGCTGGCGAAGAGCTCGGGCAACGTGGTCGACCCGGCGGGCCTGGTCGAGCGCTACGGCGTCGACGCGGTGCGGTGGTGGCTGCTGGCCGACGTCGCCCGCACCGGCGACACCGACTTCACCGAGCAGCGCCTGCGCGACCGCTACGACCATGACCTCGCCCGGGCTGGGCAACCTCGTCAACCGCACGGTCAGCCTGCTGCACCGCTACCAGGACGGGCGCCTCGCGCCGGTGCCGCCGGGCGACGAGGCGGCGGGGAAGCTCGCGGCAGCGGCCGACGCCCTGCCGGCGGCCGTGGACCTGGCGCTCGACGCCTTCGACCTGCGGGGCGCTACCGACGCCGTGCGCGCGGTCGTCGACGCCGCCAACTGCGTCGCCTCCGTCGAGCGCCCGTGGGAGCTGGGCCGGGCCGCGGCGGACGGCGACGTCGCGGCCGGCGTGCACTTCAACGCCTTGCTGCACACGGTGGTCGGCGCCTGTCGACGCGTCGCCGTCGAGGTGGGGCCGTTCGTCCCTGGAGGCGCGGCGAAGCTGCAGGCCCAGCTCGGCGACGGCGCCGAGCTCCCCCCTGCGGCGCCGGTCTTCCCCCGGCTCGAGGTCTGGGACGACGCGGCACCGTACCCCGAGCCGACCGCCCGGCACCAGGGGGAGCGTCAACGGACATGTGAACGATAACAATCAGGTCACGGTGCCTTGACGGACTCGGATGTGAGCGCAAACATCCATCTCGACCAAGGCGTCGACGGAAGCGCTGTCCGGCAGGCCAGGCACTCCGAGCTGCGCCGCGGTTCCGCCGAAGGCAGCACCAGGCGGCCTTCTCCGCACCCAGCGCGTGAACCGTCGTCTCCCCATTCGTCCCACGTCCAAGGAGCTGAGCCACGATGGCTAGCAAGCGCACTACCGCCCTGTCCGCGTTGAGCGTCGCGGGGCTGGTCGCAGTCCTGTCGGGCTGCGGCGGCTCGAGCAGCCCGGCCGCGAGCGGCGGCGACAGCAGCTCCGCAGCGCCCGCTGCCTCGGCGCCCGCCGCCGCGGCCAGCGCCCCCGCGTCGTCCGACGCCGGCGCCTCCGCCCCCGCCGCCGCCGGCAGCGGCGAGGTCCCCGCAGCCATCAAGGCCGCTGGCGGCACCTCCGTGCTGCCGGGCACGCCCCCCAAGGGTGTCGAGGCGCAGTACGGCCCCCTCTGCAAGGGCTCCGACCTCGGCATCGGCAAGATCGACTTCGCCAAGGACACCATCGGCTGGGCCCAGTCGGAGAAGGAGGCGAACCCGTTCCGCATCGCCTCCACCAAGTCGCAGGTCGACGAGGCCAAGAAGCGTGGCATCAAGCTGCTCACCACGAACGCGCAGTCGAACGTGCAGCAGGAGAACAGCGACATCAAGGGCATGATCGACAAGGGCGCGAAGGCCATCATCTTCTCGCCGATCAACTCGACCGGCCTCGGCGACGCCATCTCCTACGCCAAGTCCAAGCACGTCGCGATGATCCCGGTCGACCGCAACATCACCGGTGTCGAGGGCTGCAAGGAGGTCGGCCCGCAGCTCGGCTCCGACTTCATCCAGCAGGGCCAGCGGGCCGCCGACGCCATGATCAAGGCGACGGGCGGGAAGGCGAAGCTCGCGATCCTGCTCGGTGCGACCGGCGTCAACGTCACCGACGACCGCACGACCGGCTTCCTCGACGAGCTGAAGGCCAAGAACGCCACGGGCATCGAGGTCATCTTCAAGCAGACCGCCGACTTCACCCGTGAGAAGGGCCAGACCGTCACCGAGACGCTGCTGCAGGCCCACCCCGACGTGAACGCGATCTACGCCGAGAACGACGAGATGGCGCTCGGCGCGATCACCGCCCTGCAGGACAAGGGCAAGAACGGCACGGACAAGGTCCACATCGTCTCGATCGACGGCACCAAGGGTGCGGTCCAGGCGATCGTCGACGGCGACATCGACGCGGTCATCGAGTCGAACCCGGCCTACGGCCCGGCGGCCGAGGACGCCCTCAACGCCTACGTGAACGGCGACGGTGCCCCCGCGGTCACCATCACCACCGACAACCAGTACGACAAGTCGAATGCGCAGGCTGCGATCGACAACGGCACCGCGTACTAGTCCTCAGCGGACCACGCGAGACCTGATCCACGCGAGACCAGAGAGCAGAAGAGGCGACGTGCCAGCAGACCCAGCACAGCAGCAAGCACCGACACTGTCGATCACCGGTGCGAGCAAGCGGTTCGCCGGCGTCGTGGCGCTGGACGACGTCTCGGTCGACCTCCGTCCGGGGGAGGTGCACGCCCTCGTCGGTGAGAACGGCGCCGGCAAGTCGACGCTGATCAAGCTGATGACGGGCGTGTACTCCCTCGACGAGGGGGAGCTCCGCTTCGAGGGGCAGCCGCGGACCTTCAAGTCCGCGCGTGAGGCGCAGCAGGCCGGGATCCAGACCATCTACCAGGAGGTCTTCCTGGCGCCCCAGCTCTCGGTGGCGCGCAACATGTTCCTCGGGCGGGAGCCGCAGCGCTTCGGCTCGCTGAACCTCGGCAAGATGAACCGCGACTCGCAGGAGATCCTCGAGCGCTACGGCATCGTGGCGGACGTCCGTCGTCCCCTGGGCGACCTCGGCCTGGGCGTGCAGCAGATGGTGGCTGTCGCCCGGGCCGTGTCCCAGGACGCCAAGGTCGTCATCATGGACGAGCCGACCTCGTCGCTCGAGCCCCGCGAGATCGACAAGCTGCTCTCGGTGGTCGCGCTCCTGCGCCAGCAGGGCGTCGCCATCGTCTACGTCTCCCACAAGATGGACGAGATCTTCCGCGCCTGCGACGTGGTGACCGTCCTGCGCGACGGCAAGCTGGTGTCCACCGACCCGGTGTCCGCCATGACACGGCGCACGCTGGTGTCGCGGATGCTCGGTCGCGAGGCGACCGACGTGGAGAGCGGACGTACGCAGCTGAGCGCCCGCGCGGTCGTCGACCGCGAGACCACGCCGGCCCTGCAGGCGCAGGAGGTGTCGCGCAAGCTCGTGCTCGAGGACATCTCGCTGACCGTGCACCCGGGCGAGATCGTCGGCCTGGCCGGCCTCCTCGGCTCGGGGCGCAGCGAGACGGCGCGCGCGGTGTTCGGCGCCATGCCCGTCGACTCCGGCTCGGTCGCCGTGGGCGGGGAGGTGTCGCGCCACCGCTCGCCGGCCGCGAGCATCCGGCGCGGCGTCGCGATGCTGCCCGAGGACCGCAAGGTCGAGGGGATCATCCCGGGGATGTCCATCCGGGACAACATCGCCCTGGCGGCCCTCCCGCAGCTCTCGCGCGGCGGCTTCATCAACCGGCGCAGGCAGGACGAGATCGTCGAGGTCTTCATGCGCCGCCTGCGGATCCGGGCCTCCGGCCCGCTGCAGCGGGTCAGCGAGCTCTCGGGCGGCAACCAGCAGAAGGTGCTGCTGGCACGGCTGCTCTGCCTCAACCCGAAGGTGCTCATCCTCGACGAGCCGACGCGAGGCATCGACGTCGGCGCCAAGGCCGAGGTGCAGGCGCTCATCGCCGAGCTGGCGGAGAAGGGCCTCGGGGTCATGCTCATCTCCTCCGAGCTCGAGGAGGTCGTCGAGGGCTCGGACACCGTCCTGGTCCTCCGTGACGGCGCCGCCCTCGGCACGCTCTTCGGGGACGAGATCTCCGAGGACAGCATCATGAACCTCATCGCCGGCGCTGCCGCCGACACCCTGGAGACGACCACGCCATGAGCACCGCACTCGCCCAGCGCCTCCCGAGGCTGAGCCGGCCCGCGTCCGGCGCGGAGCTCGCGCGCGACCTCGGCGTCTACATCGCCCTGGCGCTGCTCGTCCTCTACAACGTCTTCTTCACCCCCTACTTCAACCACTTCGACACCGTCCAGACGCTGATGGTCCAGGTGCCGGCCGTCATGATCGTGTCGCTCGGCATGCTCATGGTCATCGGCACGGGAGGCATCGACCTCTCCGTCGGCGCGACGATGGCGATCGCCGCTGCGGTCATGGGCAAGTTCGTCTCGCCCGAGTCGAAGAACGGGCTGCACACCGGTCTGACCGTCGCGATCGTCGCGGCGCTGCTCGCCGGGCTGGTCGTCGGCATCTTCAACGGCATCGTCGTCGGCGTGGGCGGGGTGCAGCCCATCGTGGCGACCCTCAGCCTGCTGGTCGGCGGGCGCGGCATCGCCCTCGTGATCACCTCCGGCGCCCTGATCGAGCTGTTCGTGCCCGGCCTCACCAAGCTCGGACGAGGGCGGGCGCACGAGATCCCCTACGTCTTCATCATCGCGATCGTGCTGGCGGTCCTCGTCGGCATCCTCGTCCGGCAGACCACGTTCGGCTTCCGGCTGCTCGCCATCGGCGGCAACACCCGGGCGGCCACGCTGGCGGGTCTGCCCGTGCGCCGCACGATCATCACCGTCTACGCGCTGAGCGGCCTGCTGGCCGCCGTCGCCGGCATCATCGCCACGGCGCGCACCCGTGCTGCAGACCCCTCCTTCCTCGGACTGGGCCTCGAGCTCAGCGCCATCACCGCGGTCGTCGTCGGCGGCACGGCACTCACGGGCGGACGGGTCCGCGTCCTCGGGACCATCGCCGGCGTGATCCTGATGCAGCTGCTCACGACCACGCTGACCGCCCACAACGTGCCGGACTCGGCCACCCAGGTGGCCGAGGCGGTCATCATCGTCATCGCCGTCTACATCCAGCGGACCAGCAGGAGCGCCGAATGAGCACGGCCAGCCCCCAGCACTCCGACGACCAGGTGGCCGCGGCCGTCCTGCCGCCGTCGACGGGTGCCGTGCACGACGCGACGAACGAGCTCGGCATCAGCGCCGGCCGCCAGCGCGCCCGCTCGCTCACCTCGACGCTGCTGCGCAGCGGCGCCCTCGTGGTCCTGCTGCTCACCTGCCTGCTCGCGGCGGTCTTCGACGAGGGCTTCGCCTCGGCCGACAACCTGCGCAACGTCGCGCTCGCGGCCTCGTTCCTCGGCATCATCGCCGCCGGCATGACCTTCGTCATCATCAGCGGCGGCATCGACCTCTCGGTCGGCTCGCTGTTCGCCCTCGGCGTGCTCGTCAGCGCGTTCCAGTCGAAGCACGGGTCGTTCGTGGCCATCGCGATCTCGCTCGCGTGCTGCGCCGCCGCCGGCCTGGTGCAGGGCCTGGTCATCGCCTACCTGCGCCTGCCGCCCTTCATCGTCACGCTGGCCGGCCTGACCGGCATCCGCGGGATCGTCTACTACATCACCGACGAGGGCAACACGGTCCCGCAGGTGCCGGGCAAGAAGTGGTTCGAGCACCTGGGCACCGGCAAGTTCCTCACGCTGGGCCTGCCCGTCTGGATCATGCTCGTCGTCTTCGCCGTGGGCTGGTGGCTGCTCAACCGCACCGCGTTCGGCCAGGCGGTGCAGACCATCGGCGGCAGCGACACCGCCGCCGAGCTCATGGGCCTCCCCGTCAAGCGCGTCAAGGTGCTCGTCTACGTGCTGAGCGGCTTCTGCGCCGGCCTCGCCGGCGTGCTCACGACCGCGCTGTCGGGCGGCGGGCAGGAGGCGCGCATCGGCGACTCCTACGAGCTGGTCGCGATCGCCGCAGTGGTCATCGGTGGCACGCTGCTCAGCGGCGGCGTCGGCTCGATGGCCGGCTCGCTGGCCGGGATCCTGCTCTGGTACGTCATCAACAACATCGTCGTGCAGGGCCTGCAGTTCAACACCTACGTGCAGCAGGTCATCAGCGGTGGCTTCCTCCTGGTGGTGGTGGTCCTCCAGACCCAGCTCGGCAGGCGGGCGGCAGGGGCGGTCCGTTGACGGCCGGCTGAGCCGGGCGGACGCTGGTCGGAGCCCGTCGTCCCTCGACCACGCACTGCTGGACCGAACGGGGGTGGGAGTCGATGGTCGCTGCACGCCGGTCGCCGACGATGATCGACGTCGCCACGTACGCCGGCGTCAGCTCGCAGACCGTCTCCCGCGTGATCAACGGCTCGAGCTCGGTGCGCCCCGCCACCCGGGCGCGCGTGGTGGCGGCGGTCGAGGAGCTGGGCTACCTGCCCAACGCCGCGGCCCGCGCCCTGGTGACGCGGCGCAGCCGGACCATCGGTGTCGTCAGCTTCGGCACGCGGCTCTACGGCCCGACCAGCATGGTGTTCGGGATCGAGCAGGCGGCCCGCGAGGCCGGCTTCTTCGTCAGCGTCGCGAGCGAGCCGACGATCGACGCGCTGACCCTGCGCCGCGCGCTGCACCGGCTCGGTGAGCAGGTGGTCGAGGGCGTCGTGGTCATCGCACCGCAGAAGCAGGCGCAGCTGGCGCTCACGCGGCTCAGTCCCGACGTGCCGGCGGTCGTCGTCGACGGCCACGACGTCGACGGGCCGCCGCGCGTGTTCGTCGACCACTTCTCCGGCGCCCGCGAGGCGACGCGGCACCTGCTCGCCCAAGGCGTACGCACCGTGCACCACGTCGCCGGTCCCTCCGACTGGGTCGAGGCGGAGGAGCGGCTCGAGGGCTGGTCGTCGGTGCTCCGCGAGGCCGGCGCCGTGGTGCACGAGCCGCTGCGCGGCGACTGGAGCGCCGCCTCCGGCTACGCCGCGGGACGCGAGCTCGCCCGCGACCCGGCGGTCGAGGCGGTCTTCGTCGCCAACGACCACATGGCCCTCGGGCTGCTGAAGGCGTTCGCCGAGGCCGGTCGCGACGTGCCCTCCGACTGCCTCGTGGTCGGCTTCGACGGCTCCCCGGAGGCCGAGTTCTTCCGCCCGGCGCTCACGACGGTGCACCAGGACTTCAGCGAGCTGGGGCAGCGCAGCGTCCACCTGCTCCTCGCCCAGATCACCGGCGGGCCCGCGCCGCTCGCGACCTCAGTGACGGCGGGGCTGGTCGTGCGGGCGAGCTCCGTACGCCGTGGTGCGCCCGCGCTGCTCGGAGGCGGCCCGTGAGCCAGCACGCCCAGCGCTACTCGCCCGAGCTCCGCGACCGCGCCGTGCAGATGGTCGCCGAGACGAAGACCAAGCACCGCTCCGACTGGGCCGCCATCGTCCAGGTCGCCGAGCAGCTCGGCGTCGGAGCGCCCGAGACCGTGCGCCGGTGGGTGCTGCACGCGGGCGCCTCGCCCGCCCGGCCCGCGACCCTGACCGCCGGCGAGGCCGCCGAGGTCGACGCGCTCAAGCGCGAGAACGCCGAGCTCGCCCGAGAGCGCGACGAGCTCAAGCACGCCAACCTCGAGCTCCGGCGCACGAACGCCGAGCTGCTGCGGGTCAACGGCATCCTGCGCGGCGTCGCGAACTTCTTCCTCACCGAGTCCGAGCGGCTCGAGCCTTAGCCCGCTAGGGCTGACCGGGCCCGCCGGGGACGCGGGCGGCCAGGACCGCGATGTCGTCGGAGAGGTGCGGCGTGACCCGGGCGACGAGCGTGCGCGCCAGCTGGTCCGGCGGCAGGTGGGCGATGCCGCCCGCCTCGCGCCGGAGCACGTCGAGGCCGTCCGAGAGCGAGGCGCCCGGGCGCTCGACGAGGCCGTCGGTGTAGAGCACGACGGTGGAGCCGGCCGGCACGTCGGCGGAGTGGTCGTGCCGCGGCAGGTCGGCCACGCCCAGTGGGAGGTCGGCGTCGCCGGCGAGGTAGGCCGGCGCTCCCTCGGCCGTCAGCAGCAGGGGCGGCGGGTGCCCCGCGTTCGACCACGTGAGGCGCCAGCCGGTCCGCTCCCCAGGGGAGAGCTGGGCGTAGACCGCCGTCGCCAGCTCGAGCGTGCCGAAGTGCTGCAGCAGGACGTCGAGCCTGCGCAGCACGTCCGAGGGCGCGGTCGCGCGGTCGGCAGCCACGGCGCGCAGCTTGTGCCGGACCGAGCCCATGGTGCCGGCGGCCTTGAGGTCGTGCCCGGCCACGTCACCCACCACCAGGGCCAGCCCGCCGTCGGGCACGCAGAACGCGTCGTACCAGTCGCCGCCGACCTGTGCGGCGTCGCCGGCGGGGCGGTAGGTCGTGCCGATCTCGACTCCGCCGACGCGGCAGGGCAGCACCGGGAGCAGGGCCCGCTGCAGCTGCTCGGCGCGCGCGGTGCTGCGCCGCAGGAGGTACGCGGTGTCGACCGCCGTCGCCGCCCGCCGTCCGAGGTCCGCGGTGAAGGCGACGTCTGCGGGAAGGAACGGGCGTTCGGGATCGGTGCGCACGAGCGTGACCGCCCCGAGGATCCGGCGGCGGGCCTTCAGCGGAGCGGTGATCGCCTCGGCGGCGCCCAGCAACGCGAACAGCGCCAGCCTCGCCGCCCCCAGCGGGCCCGGCGCCTCCGCCGGGTCGGCGAAGACGGTGGTGTGCTGCGTCGGTGCTCCTCGGAGCACCTGCGCGAGCGAGCCCTGGTCGAGCGAGCTGGGGTCGGGCAGGCGCCCCAGCACCGAGCGGCCCACCTGCTGCAGCGCAGGGTCGCGGTGCGTCAGGGCTGCGCGGTGCAGTCGTCCGGTGTCCTCGTCGACGACGTCGACCACGACCCAGTCGGCGAGCCGGGGCACCACCAGGTCGGCCAGTGCCTGGAGCGCGTCGGACAGGTCGGCGTCGGCGAGTGCCTCCGACACGTCGGCGAGCACGGCCAGGCGCACGTTGGTCTGCTCCGCGAGCACCGCGCGCATGTGCTGCACGTCTGTCGGCGCTGAGTCGACGGCCTGGAGGGCGACCACGCCGCCGACCGGCAGGGCGGCGATGACGGTGGGCGCGAAGGCCCACTCCACCGGCAGGAGGGTGCCGTCGGCGCGGATGAGGACCTCGTCGGCGCCGAAGGCGGGCCGGGTGCCGACCAGTGCAGCGAACAGCGCGCACTCCTCGCGGGGGAGCCTCCTGCCGTCGGGGTGCTGCGCGTGCAGGGTCTCGTGCAGCGGCTTGCCGAGGAGCTCGTCCTCGGTGTAGCCGAGCAGTCGGCCGGCGCTCTCGGTCACGCCCGTCACGGCGCCCTGCGCGTCCACGGCGAGCATGGCACCGTCCGCCGGCCCGAACAGCGCGGGGAGCAGGCCGGCCTCCACCGGCACTCGCGTGTCGCGCGTCTGCAGGCTGCCGTTCAGGCGCTGGGGGGCGCTGTCGTCGTGCATGGGGTGAGCACATACCCGGGCGAAGCGCCCTTCGACCCCGTGTGGGCCGACGTCGTGCCCAAGCCCCCCGCCGGGGTGGTCCTGCCTCGCGCTGTGCGCAACCGTCAGGGCCCGCGCGCCGCGCGGTGCGAGACTGCGGCGTGCGACGTACCCCTTTCCTGCTGGCCGGTGTCCCTGCGCTGCTTCCGGCGGTGGCCGGCTGCACCGGCTCGGGCGCTCCGACCGTGCTGCCGCAGCCGTCGCCGTCGACGAGCCCTGGTGCCGCGCCGACGTCCCCGCAGGCGTCCGCGGGGTCGCTGCACCTCGAGCCGACCCTGTCCGACTCGCGCCCGGTGCTGGACGTGGCCGGACAGCGCGGGTCCCGGGCCTTCTCCGTGCGCAGCTCAGCCACCGGTCTGGGCGTTGCCGCGCGCGTCGCCTGCTCCGGCGGGTCGGGGCGGGTGCGGCTCGAGCTCGCCCCTCGAACGGGTCCGTCCATGACCGTCGAGGGCCCCTGCGACGGGACGCCGTCCTCCTACCTCAGCGGGCACGCGCGGTCGGCGTCGGTCGTCGTGACGGCTCCGCGAGGCGTCCGCTGGTCCCTGCTCGTGGAAGACCTCGCGCCCGCCTGAGCGCAGCGGGGGTGGCGGACGCCGGTGTCGCTACGATCAGCCGCACGGCAGGCCGGCCGGACACCCGCGGGAGGCTCGAGGCATGACCGTGCAGGCGGGTGACACCTCGCTTGGCACCTCCCTCGACGTCGTGGCAGTGGTGGCCGCCGGGGGCGTGCTCGGCGCCGAGGCGCGCTACGCCGTCAGCCTCGCGGCCCCGCACGCCGCGTCCCAGTTCCCGTGGGCGACCCTGCTCGTCAACGCGCTGGGCTGCCTGCTCATCGGCGTCCTGATGGTGCTGGTGACCGAGCGGTTCCGTCCTCACCGCCTCGTCCGGCCGTTCCTGGGCGTCGGCGTGCTGGGCGGCTTCACGACGTTCTCCGCCTACGCCGTCGACATCAACCGCCTGCTGCTGGCCGGACGCCCGGCCGTCGCGCTGGCCTATGCAGCGTCGACCCTCGTCGCGGCCGTGCTGGCGGTGTGGCTGGGGGCGACCGCCACCCGGCGGCTCGCCGGTGCGACCGCGGGACGACCGGCGTGACCGCGCTGATGGTGGCCCTGGGCGCGGCGGTCGGCGCGCCGGCGCGCTACCTCACCGACCGCGCGGTGCAGCGGCGGCACCCGTCGCCGTTCCCCTGGGGGACGCTGGTCGTGAACGTGGTCGGGTCCTTCGTCCTCGGCGTGGTCGTGTCGGCCGGGTCCCGTGGGCACGAGGCAACGGTGGTGGCCCTGCTGGGCACCGGGTTCTGCGGTGCGCTGACGACCTACAGCACCTTCAGCTGGGAGACGCTGCGGCTCGTCGAGCGCGGCGAGGGTGGGGTGGCTGCCCTCAACGTGGTCGCCTCGGTCGTCGCGGGTCTTGTCGCCGCAGCGCTCGGGTGGGCCGTAGGCACCCCGCTGCGCTGAGCGGCGTCAGAGGGCCAGCGCCCACGGCACCGTCTCGGCGATCACGTGGCGGGCGTTCGCCGCGAGCGGCAGGTTAGTCTCGCGGTAGTAGGGCAGCTGGATCAGCGCCTGCGAGAGCGACCAGCCGGCGCTGCGGCGCCACGTCTCCTCGTCGACCTGCAACTGTCTGCGGAGCCGTGCGCGCAAGGGTGGTGTCAGGAGGTTCCAGGCGACACCCAGGTCCGTCGCCGGGTCGCCGCGCCCCACGCCACTGAAGTCCAGTACGCCGGAGAGCCTGCCGCCGCGGACCAGCAGGTTGCCTGCGGTGATGTCTCCGTGGACCCACGGGCCGGGCAGCTCGGCGGGCGGGGTGTCCCGCAGGACCGCCCATGCAGCAGCGACTTCCGGCGCGTCGACGAGGTCGGCGACCTCGTCGATGCACGACAGGACCTGGTCGTCCCGGTCGGCGAGCCGCACGCGGCTGCGCAGCGGTGCGGCGGCCGGGTCGAGGCCGTGGAAGTGGCGCAGGAACGAGGTGAGGTCGTCGACCAGCGCCGGACCGGTCGTCGCGGGCCCGGGGTTGTCACCAGCGACGTAGCGGCACACCGACCACGGGAACGGGTAGCCGTCGCCGGGCTCGCCGAGCGCGACCGGCTCCGGCACGTCGACGGGCAGGAGCGGCGCGAGGTGCCGCAGCCACTGCCACTCGTGGGCGATGCCCTGCGACACCGACGCGATGCGCGGGAGCCGGGCGACCAGGTCGGTGCCCAGCCGGTAGATCGCGTTGTCGGTGCCGGCTGAGGACAGGTGCGTGACCGGGAGCGCCGCCCACTGCGGGTGCTGGGCGGCGACCAGCCTGGCCACGAGAGCCTCGTCGGTGTCGACCTCGTCGGCGTGCATGCGCCCGGGCGCGGGCATCAGCGCGGACCGCGCCGCTCGTAGTCGCCGCGCGCGAGCGCCACCTGGTCGGCCGACGCCTCGAGCAGGTCGGCCAGCGCGCGCAGGTGGCCGGCGACCCCGG is part of the Motilibacter peucedani genome and encodes:
- a CDS encoding methionine--tRNA ligase — translated: MTSPGLGNLVNRTVSLLHRYQDGRLAPVPPGDEAAGKLAAAADALPAAVDLALDAFDLRGATDAVRAVVDAANCVASVERPWELGRAAADGDVAAGVHFNALLHTVVGACRRVAVEVGPFVPGGAAKLQAQLGDGAELPPAAPVFPRLEVWDDAAPYPEPTARHQGERQRTCER
- a CDS encoding substrate-binding domain-containing protein; this encodes MASKRTTALSALSVAGLVAVLSGCGGSSSPAASGGDSSSAAPAASAPAAAASAPASSDAGASAPAAAGSGEVPAAIKAAGGTSVLPGTPPKGVEAQYGPLCKGSDLGIGKIDFAKDTIGWAQSEKEANPFRIASTKSQVDEAKKRGIKLLTTNAQSNVQQENSDIKGMIDKGAKAIIFSPINSTGLGDAISYAKSKHVAMIPVDRNITGVEGCKEVGPQLGSDFIQQGQRAADAMIKATGGKAKLAILLGATGVNVTDDRTTGFLDELKAKNATGIEVIFKQTADFTREKGQTVTETLLQAHPDVNAIYAENDEMALGAITALQDKGKNGTDKVHIVSIDGTKGAVQAIVDGDIDAVIESNPAYGPAAEDALNAYVNGDGAPAVTITTDNQYDKSNAQAAIDNGTAY
- a CDS encoding ABC transporter permease, translated to MSTASPQHSDDQVAAAVLPPSTGAVHDATNELGISAGRQRARSLTSTLLRSGALVVLLLTCLLAAVFDEGFASADNLRNVALAASFLGIIAAGMTFVIISGGIDLSVGSLFALGVLVSAFQSKHGSFVAIAISLACCAAAGLVQGLVIAYLRLPPFIVTLAGLTGIRGIVYYITDEGNTVPQVPGKKWFEHLGTGKFLTLGLPVWIMLVVFAVGWWLLNRTAFGQAVQTIGGSDTAAELMGLPVKRVKVLVYVLSGFCAGLAGVLTTALSGGGQEARIGDSYELVAIAAVVIGGTLLSGGVGSMAGSLAGILLWYVINNIVVQGLQFNTYVQQVISGGFLLVVVVLQTQLGRRAAGAVR
- a CDS encoding transposase, yielding MSQHAQRYSPELRDRAVQMVAETKTKHRSDWAAIVQVAEQLGVGAPETVRRWVLHAGASPARPATLTAGEAAEVDALKRENAELARERDELKHANLELRRTNAELLRVNGILRGVANFFLTESERLEP
- a CDS encoding ABC transporter permease; protein product: MSTALAQRLPRLSRPASGAELARDLGVYIALALLVLYNVFFTPYFNHFDTVQTLMVQVPAVMIVSLGMLMVIGTGGIDLSVGATMAIAAAVMGKFVSPESKNGLHTGLTVAIVAALLAGLVVGIFNGIVVGVGGVQPIVATLSLLVGGRGIALVITSGALIELFVPGLTKLGRGRAHEIPYVFIIAIVLAVLVGILVRQTTFGFRLLAIGGNTRAATLAGLPVRRTIITVYALSGLLAAVAGIIATARTRAADPSFLGLGLELSAITAVVVGGTALTGGRVRVLGTIAGVILMQLLTTTLTAHNVPDSATQVAEAVIIVIAVYIQRTSRSAE
- a CDS encoding sugar ABC transporter ATP-binding protein, producing the protein MPADPAQQQAPTLSITGASKRFAGVVALDDVSVDLRPGEVHALVGENGAGKSTLIKLMTGVYSLDEGELRFEGQPRTFKSAREAQQAGIQTIYQEVFLAPQLSVARNMFLGREPQRFGSLNLGKMNRDSQEILERYGIVADVRRPLGDLGLGVQQMVAVARAVSQDAKVVIMDEPTSSLEPREIDKLLSVVALLRQQGVAIVYVSHKMDEIFRACDVVTVLRDGKLVSTDPVSAMTRRTLVSRMLGREATDVESGRTQLSARAVVDRETTPALQAQEVSRKLVLEDISLTVHPGEIVGLAGLLGSGRSETARAVFGAMPVDSGSVAVGGEVSRHRSPAASIRRGVAMLPEDRKVEGIIPGMSIRDNIALAALPQLSRGGFINRRRQDEIVEVFMRRLRIRASGPLQRVSELSGGNQQKVLLARLLCLNPKVLILDEPTRGIDVGAKAEVQALIAELAEKGLGVMLISSELEEVVEGSDTVLVLRDGAALGTLFGDEISEDSIMNLIAGAAADTLETTTP
- a CDS encoding class I tRNA ligase family protein gives rise to the protein MPYLNAAPHLGHALELVQADVLARHRRLRGREVRFLSGTDDNALKNVTAAAAAGAGVAEFVAAGAERFAELRDVLELSFDDFLRTYDGAYCHGCEAFYEAAEAPHGRCPEHGTELERVVESNCFFRLSAHATAVLEALESGRVRVEPATRLNEVLAFVRGGLQDISVS
- a CDS encoding LacI family DNA-binding transcriptional regulator; its protein translation is MVAARRSPTMIDVATYAGVSSQTVSRVINGSSSVRPATRARVVAAVEELGYLPNAAARALVTRRSRTIGVVSFGTRLYGPTSMVFGIEQAAREAGFFVSVASEPTIDALTLRRALHRLGEQVVEGVVVIAPQKQAQLALTRLSPDVPAVVVDGHDVDGPPRVFVDHFSGAREATRHLLAQGVRTVHHVAGPSDWVEAEERLEGWSSVLREAGAVVHEPLRGDWSAASGYAAGRELARDPAVEAVFVANDHMALGLLKAFAEAGRDVPSDCLVVGFDGSPEAEFFRPALTTVHQDFSELGQRSVHLLLAQITGGPAPLATSVTAGLVVRASSVRRGAPALLGGGP